One segment of Labrus mixtus chromosome 10, fLabMix1.1, whole genome shotgun sequence DNA contains the following:
- the LOC132981736 gene encoding solute carrier family 25 member 53-like encodes MAESPDQNLHEEGPGDSRAPFQAFLHGGISSLVSTLPALVVFPVYKTIFRQQLHNTPVRLAVAQLYKEGPVKLYRGVVPPLLMRTLNGTLLFGLQENLLHQLSVSSQNALSASARSALAGFGAGIVEAMVFTPFERVQNVLQNGQNDHHVPTMKSVLVRLRSEKLAIGFYRAFLPITARNALASSLYFGLKGPVVAVLKGQGVPPMISSFISGAVTSMAISLALYPLSVLVANMQAQVGPREGKGVIACWRMLWTSRQRSVALLYRGGSLVILRSCITWGITNAIYESQQKPSG; translated from the coding sequence ATGGCAGAAAGTCCTGACCAAAACCTGCACGAGGAGGGTCCTGGGGACTCCAGGGCTCCTTTCCAGGCCTTCCTACATGGAGGGATCTCCAGCTTGGTATCAACCCTCCCCGCCCTTGTTGTCTTCCCTGTCTACAAAACTATTTTCCGTCAACAACTCCACAACACCCCAGTTCGCCTGGCAGTGGCACAGCTCTACAAAGAGGGTCCAGTAAAGCTCTACAGGGGCGTGGTCCCTCCTTTGCTGATGAGAACACTGAATGGTACACTGCTCTTTGGCCTCCAGGAAAACCTCCTCCATCAGCTCTCCGTGTCATCCCAAAATgccctctctgcctctgccaGGTCTGCTCTGGCTGGTTTTGGAGCAGGTATTGTGGAAGCAATGGTTTTTACCCCCTTTGAGCGTGTCCAGAATGTGTTGCAAAATGGCCAAAACGACCATCATGTGCCCACCATGAAGAGTGTTCTTGTGAGGCTGAGGTCAGAGAAACTTGCTATAGGGTTCTACAGAGCCTTCCTGCCTATCACTGCCCGCAACGCTCTGGCCAGCTCCCTCTACTTCGGCCTGAAGGGTCCTGTAGTCGCTGTCTTGAAGGGACAGGGGGTCCCTCCAATGATCTCCTCCTTCATATCAGGGGCCGTGACCTCCATGGCAATCAGCCTGGCTCTCTACCCACTGTCTGTCCTGGTGGCAAACATGCAGGCACAGGTGGGGCCAAGGGAAGGAAAAGGGGTCATAGCATGTTGGAGGATGCTGTGGACATCTCGGCAGCGGAGTGTAGCTCTGCTGTACCGAGGAGGTTCTCTGGTTATTTTGAGATCATGCATCACATGGGGAATCACTAATGCTATTTATGAAAGCCAGCAGAAACCTTCAGGCTGA